One genomic segment of Rhinopithecus roxellana isolate Shanxi Qingling chromosome 6, ASM756505v1, whole genome shotgun sequence includes these proteins:
- the ZNF92 gene encoding zinc finger protein 92 isoform X2, whose translation MKRREMVDKTPVMCSHFTQDVWPEQSIKDSFQKVILRTCGKYGHENLQLKKDHKSVDACKVYKGGYNGLNQCLTTTESKIFQCDKYVKVFHKFSNVNRSKIRHTGKKPFKCKNRGKSFCMLSQLTQNKKIHTREYSYKCEECGKAFNWSSTLTKHKIIHTGEKPYKCEECGKAFNRSSNLTKHKIIHTGEKPYKCEECGKAFNRSSTLTKHKRIHTEEKPYKCEECGKAFNQFSILNKHKRIHMEDKPYKCEECGKAFRVFSILKKHKIIHTGEKPFKCEECGKAFNQFSNLTKHKIIHTGEKPYKCDECGKAFNQSSTLTKHKRIHTGEKPYKCEECGKAFKQSSTLTEHKIIHTGEKPYKCEECGKAFSWSSAFTKHKRNHMEDKPYKCEECGKAFSVFSTLTKHKIIHTREKPYKCEQCGKAFNQSSIFTKHKINHTEGKSYKCEKCGSTFNQSSNLTAHKIVYTGEKPYKYEECGKAFNNFSTLITHQIIYTGEKPYKHECGRAFNKSSNYTKEKLQT comes from the coding sequence ttatgtGTTCTCATTTTACCCAAGATGTTTGGCCAGAGCAGAGCATAAAAGATTCTTTCCAAAAAGTGATACTGAGAACATGTGGAAAGTATGGACATGAGAATTTACAGCTAAAAAAAGACCATAAAAGCGTGGATGCATGTAAGGTGTACAAAGGAGGTTATAATGGACTTAACCAATGTTTGACAACTACTGAGAGCAAAATATTTCAGTGTGATAAATATGTGAAAGTCTTtcataaattttcaaatgtaaatagaAGTAAGATAAGacatactggaaagaaacctttcAAATGTAAAAACCGTGGCAAATCATTTTGCATGCTTTcacaattaactcaaaataagaaaattcatactagAGAGTAttcttacaaatgtgaagaatgtggtaaGGCCTTTAACTGGTCCTCAACacttactaaacataagataattcatactggagaaaaaccctacaaatgcgaagaatgtggcaaagcttttaaccggTCCTCAAAtcttactaaacataagataattcatactggagaaaaaccctacaaatgtgaagaatgtggcaaagcttttaaccggtcctcaacccttactaaacataaaagaattcatacagaagagaaaccctacaaatgtgaagaatgtggcaaggcCTTTAACCAGTTCTCGATTCTTaataaacataagagaattcatatgGAAGataaaccctacaaatgtgaagaatgtggcaaagcctttagagTATTCTCAATTCTTaaaaaacataagataattcatactggagaaaaaccgttcaaatgtgaagaatgtggcaaagcctttaaccagtTCTCAaaccttactaaacataagataattcatactggagagaaaccctacaaatgtgatgaatgtggcaaagcctttaaccagtcctcaacccttactaaacataaaagaattcatactggagaaaaaccctacaaatgtgaagaatgtggcaaagcttttaaacagtcctcaacccttactgaacataagataattcatactggggagaaaccctacaagtgtgaagaatgtggcaaggcCTTTAGCTGGTCCTCAGCTTTTACTAAACATAAGAGAAATCATATGGAAGATAAAccatacaaatgtgaagaatgtggcaaagcctttagtgtATTCTCAACCCTtactaaacataaaataattcatactagagaaaaaccctacaaatgtgaacaatgtggcaaagcctttaaccagtCCTCAATATTTACTAAACATAAGATAAATCATACTGAAGGGAAAtcctacaaatgtgaaaaatgtggcaGTACTTTTAACCAGTCCTCAAACCTGACTGCACATAAAATAGtttatactggagagaaaccctacaaatatgaagaatgtggcaaagcctttaacaaCTTCTCAACCCTTATTACACATCAGATAAtttatactggagagaaaccctacaaacatGAATGTGGCAGAGCCTTTAACAAATCCTCAAATTATACTAAAGAGAAACTACAAACCTGA
- the ZNF92 gene encoding zinc finger protein 92 isoform X3: MCSHFTQDVWPEQSIKDSFQKVILRTCGKYGHENLQLKKDHKSVDACKVYKGGYNGLNQCLTTTESKIFQCDKYVKVFHKFSNVNRSKIRHTGKKPFKCKNRGKSFCMLSQLTQNKKIHTREYSYKCEECGKAFNWSSTLTKHKIIHTGEKPYKCEECGKAFNRSSNLTKHKIIHTGEKPYKCEECGKAFNRSSTLTKHKRIHTEEKPYKCEECGKAFNQFSILNKHKRIHMEDKPYKCEECGKAFRVFSILKKHKIIHTGEKPFKCEECGKAFNQFSNLTKHKIIHTGEKPYKCDECGKAFNQSSTLTKHKRIHTGEKPYKCEECGKAFKQSSTLTEHKIIHTGEKPYKCEECGKAFSWSSAFTKHKRNHMEDKPYKCEECGKAFSVFSTLTKHKIIHTREKPYKCEQCGKAFNQSSIFTKHKINHTEGKSYKCEKCGSTFNQSSNLTAHKIVYTGEKPYKYEECGKAFNNFSTLITHQIIYTGEKPYKHECGRAFNKSSNYTKEKLQT, translated from the coding sequence atgtGTTCTCATTTTACCCAAGATGTTTGGCCAGAGCAGAGCATAAAAGATTCTTTCCAAAAAGTGATACTGAGAACATGTGGAAAGTATGGACATGAGAATTTACAGCTAAAAAAAGACCATAAAAGCGTGGATGCATGTAAGGTGTACAAAGGAGGTTATAATGGACTTAACCAATGTTTGACAACTACTGAGAGCAAAATATTTCAGTGTGATAAATATGTGAAAGTCTTtcataaattttcaaatgtaaatagaAGTAAGATAAGacatactggaaagaaacctttcAAATGTAAAAACCGTGGCAAATCATTTTGCATGCTTTcacaattaactcaaaataagaaaattcatactagAGAGTAttcttacaaatgtgaagaatgtggtaaGGCCTTTAACTGGTCCTCAACacttactaaacataagataattcatactggagaaaaaccctacaaatgcgaagaatgtggcaaagcttttaaccggTCCTCAAAtcttactaaacataagataattcatactggagaaaaaccctacaaatgtgaagaatgtggcaaagcttttaaccggtcctcaacccttactaaacataaaagaattcatacagaagagaaaccctacaaatgtgaagaatgtggcaaggcCTTTAACCAGTTCTCGATTCTTaataaacataagagaattcatatgGAAGataaaccctacaaatgtgaagaatgtggcaaagcctttagagTATTCTCAATTCTTaaaaaacataagataattcatactggagaaaaaccgttcaaatgtgaagaatgtggcaaagcctttaaccagtTCTCAaaccttactaaacataagataattcatactggagagaaaccctacaaatgtgatgaatgtggcaaagcctttaaccagtcctcaacccttactaaacataaaagaattcatactggagaaaaaccctacaaatgtgaagaatgtggcaaagcttttaaacagtcctcaacccttactgaacataagataattcatactggggagaaaccctacaagtgtgaagaatgtggcaaggcCTTTAGCTGGTCCTCAGCTTTTACTAAACATAAGAGAAATCATATGGAAGATAAAccatacaaatgtgaagaatgtggcaaagcctttagtgtATTCTCAACCCTtactaaacataaaataattcatactagagaaaaaccctacaaatgtgaacaatgtggcaaagcctttaaccagtCCTCAATATTTACTAAACATAAGATAAATCATACTGAAGGGAAAtcctacaaatgtgaaaaatgtggcaGTACTTTTAACCAGTCCTCAAACCTGACTGCACATAAAATAGtttatactggagagaaaccctacaaatatgaagaatgtggcaaagcctttaacaaCTTCTCAACCCTTATTACACATCAGATAAtttatactggagagaaaccctacaaacatGAATGTGGCAGAGCCTTTAACAAATCCTCAAATTATACTAAAGAGAAACTACAAACCTGA